One Devosia lacusdianchii genomic window carries:
- the denD gene encoding D-erythronate dehydrogenase produces the protein MKILVIGAAGMVGRKLVTALLQSGQVGGQAVSALTLADVIEPEVVAAQVPVTTVAADLSTDGVATSLLADRPDLIFHLAAIVSGEAEADFEKGYRINLDGTRYLFEAIRLAGVSAAYRPRVVFTSSIAVFGEPLPEVIGDTHERTPLTSYGTQKAIGELLLADYSRRGFLDGIGIRLPTIVVRPGKPNKAASGFFSGIIREPLAGLEAVLPVDDTVRHWFASPRAAVGFLLHAAAMDTVLLGNQRSLSMPGLAATVGDEIAALERAAGAKATALIRRERNEAIASMVAGWPQAFDAKRAIALGFKGDGSFDDIIRIYVEDELGG, from the coding sequence ATGAAGATTCTGGTGATCGGTGCTGCCGGCATGGTCGGGCGCAAGCTGGTTACGGCCTTGCTGCAGTCAGGGCAGGTGGGCGGCCAAGCGGTGTCGGCGCTGACGCTTGCCGATGTGATCGAGCCAGAGGTCGTCGCGGCGCAGGTGCCCGTGACCACGGTTGCGGCCGATCTTTCGACCGATGGTGTCGCCACCAGCCTCCTGGCCGATCGCCCCGACCTGATCTTTCATCTTGCCGCGATCGTTTCCGGGGAGGCGGAGGCCGATTTCGAGAAAGGCTACCGCATCAATCTCGACGGCACGCGCTATCTGTTCGAGGCGATACGCCTGGCCGGCGTATCGGCGGCCTACAGGCCGCGTGTCGTCTTCACATCGTCGATCGCCGTGTTCGGTGAGCCATTGCCAGAGGTGATCGGGGATACCCATGAGCGTACGCCGCTCACCAGCTATGGCACACAAAAGGCGATAGGTGAGCTGTTGCTGGCCGACTATTCCCGTCGTGGCTTTCTCGACGGCATCGGTATCCGCCTGCCCACTATCGTGGTTCGTCCGGGCAAGCCCAACAAGGCGGCGTCAGGGTTTTTCTCTGGGATCATCCGGGAGCCGCTGGCTGGGCTCGAGGCTGTTCTGCCGGTCGATGATACCGTACGGCACTGGTTTGCCAGCCCGCGCGCAGCGGTGGGTTTTCTGCTGCATGCAGCGGCCATGGACACGGTCCTGCTCGGCAATCAGCGTAGTCTCAGCATGCCTGGTCTGGCCGCCACTGTGGGCGACGAGATTGCCGCGTTGGAGCGCGCCGCCGGGGCCAAAGCAACGGCACTCATCCGGCGCGAGCGGAACGAGGCCATCGCGAGCATGGTCGCGGGCTGGCCGCAGGCATTCGATGCCAAGCGCGCCATCGCCCTCGGTTTCAAGGGAGACGGCAGCTTCGACGACATCATCCGTATCTA
- the glmM gene encoding phosphoglucosamine mutase — protein sequence MARKYFGTDGIRGLANGDKLTPELALKVGMAAGQKFVRGDHRNRVVIGKDTRRSGYMIEQALTAGFTAVGMDVYLLGPMPTPAVAMLTRSLRADLGVMISASHNPFDDNGIKLFRPDGYKLSDELELEIEGLIDSDMSGSLAHGRDIGRAHRDEEARTRYIEYAKRTLPRNVDLSGLRVVLDCANGAAYKVAPIALWELGAEVVTIGVEPDGFNINHKVGSTAPEAVAAKVREMRADIGIALDGDADRVIIVDEKGNVVDGDQFMAVIAQSWLEREMLVGGGIVATVMSNLGLERYLGSLGLTLERTQVGDRYVLEAMRSKGFNVGGEQSGHIILSDFTTTGDGLVAALQLLAVLKQQERPISEICARFTKVPQLLRSVKFKSGKPLEHKLVMAAIADGQAMLGQSGRLVVRASGTEPVIRVMGEADDATLVSTVVGQIEAAIRDIA from the coding sequence ATGGCCAGGAAGTATTTTGGCACCGACGGCATCCGTGGACTCGCCAATGGCGACAAGCTGACCCCGGAGCTGGCGCTCAAGGTCGGCATGGCGGCCGGCCAGAAATTCGTGCGCGGCGACCACCGCAATCGGGTGGTCATCGGCAAGGATACGCGACGCTCCGGCTATATGATCGAGCAGGCGCTGACCGCGGGTTTCACCGCTGTCGGAATGGATGTTTACCTTCTGGGCCCGATGCCGACACCGGCCGTGGCCATGCTGACGCGGTCACTGCGGGCCGATCTCGGCGTCATGATTTCCGCCTCGCATAATCCCTTCGACGATAACGGCATCAAGCTGTTCCGTCCCGATGGCTACAAGCTTAGCGATGAGCTGGAGCTCGAAATCGAGGGCCTCATCGACAGCGACATGTCCGGCTCGCTGGCCCATGGCCGTGACATCGGCCGTGCCCACCGCGATGAGGAAGCCCGTACGCGATACATCGAGTATGCCAAGCGCACGCTGCCGCGGAATGTTGACCTGTCGGGCCTGCGCGTGGTGCTCGATTGCGCCAATGGCGCCGCCTACAAGGTTGCCCCGATTGCCCTGTGGGAACTGGGCGCGGAAGTGGTGACCATTGGTGTTGAGCCTGACGGCTTTAACATCAACCACAAGGTGGGTTCCACCGCCCCTGAAGCTGTTGCTGCCAAGGTGCGGGAGATGCGCGCCGATATCGGTATTGCGCTCGATGGTGACGCCGACCGCGTGATCATCGTCGATGAGAAGGGCAATGTGGTCGACGGCGACCAGTTCATGGCCGTTATCGCCCAGAGCTGGCTGGAGCGCGAAATGCTCGTCGGAGGCGGGATCGTCGCCACCGTCATGTCCAATCTCGGTCTCGAGCGGTATCTCGGTTCGCTCGGCCTGACGCTGGAACGAACCCAGGTCGGCGACCGCTACGTGCTCGAAGCCATGCGCTCCAAGGGTTTCAACGTAGGCGGCGAGCAGTCGGGCCATATCATCCTCTCTGATTTCACCACGACAGGTGATGGTCTGGTGGCGGCGCTGCAATTGCTGGCGGTGCTCAAGCAGCAGGAGAGGCCGATATCCGAAATCTGCGCGCGCTTTACCAAGGTGCCGCAACTGTTGCGTAGCGTGAAGTTCAAATCCGGCAAGCCGCTGGAGCACAAGTTGGTCATGGCTGCCATTGCCGACGGGCAGGCCATGCTGGGGCAGAGCGGGCGCCTTGTCGTCCGCGCCTCGGGCACAGAGCCGGTCATCCGCGTTATGGGCGAGGCTGACGACGCGACGCTGGTGTCCACCGTAGTCGGCCAGATCGAAGCCGCGATCCGCGACATCGCCTGA
- the ftsH gene encoding ATP-dependent zinc metalloprotease FtsH has product MNGNFRNFAIWLVILFMLMGLFQVFQSSTRSISVSEKTFSEFVKDVDAGSVTSVTITDDIVSGALRDGTRFETVLPDGANVIPRLEDKNVSITARAPESSPFWSILLSSWLPFIVIIGVWFFFIRQMQGGGRGGAMGFGKSRAKLLTETHGKVTFEDVAGVDEAKQDLEEIVEFLRDPGKFQRLGGRIPRGVLLVGPPGTGKTLLARSVAGEANVPFFTISGSDFVEMFVGVGASRVRDMFEQAKKNAPCIIFIDEIDAVGRQRGAGLGGGNDEREQTLNQLLVEMDGFEANEGIILIAATNRPDVLDPALLRPGRFDRQVVVPNPDVSGREKVLKVHVRKVPLAPDVDLKVLARGTPGFSGADLMNLVNEAALMAARRNKRFVTHAEFEDAKDKIMMGAERRTMAMSEDEKKLTAYHEAGHAIIALKVAGIDPIHKATIIPRGRALGMVMTLPESDTYSFSREKALARLTMLFGGREAEIIKFGPDKVTSGASGDIQMATSLARSMVMEWGMSEKLGRVRYKSNDQEVFLGHSVTQSQHMSDDTARIIDQEVRKLIEDGEASAKDILTTYHDQWEAIAQALLEYETLTGDELRALMEGHQPVRPDDSGPSNKASGVPSAGKSGKKRPDAPPEAGLEPQPGS; this is encoded by the coding sequence ATGAACGGAAACTTCCGCAACTTCGCCATCTGGCTGGTCATTCTCTTTATGCTGATGGGCCTGTTCCAGGTCTTTCAATCGTCGACCCGCTCGATTTCCGTTTCTGAAAAGACCTTCAGCGAGTTCGTAAAGGACGTCGATGCCGGCAGCGTGACCAGCGTCACCATCACCGACGACATCGTCTCGGGCGCCCTGCGCGATGGCACGCGCTTTGAAACCGTGCTGCCCGACGGCGCCAATGTCATTCCGCGCCTTGAAGACAAGAATGTCTCGATCACCGCCCGTGCGCCTGAATCGAGCCCGTTCTGGTCGATCCTGCTCAGCTCGTGGCTGCCGTTCATCGTCATTATTGGCGTGTGGTTCTTCTTCATACGCCAGATGCAGGGCGGTGGCCGTGGCGGCGCGATGGGCTTTGGCAAGTCGCGCGCCAAGTTGCTCACCGAAACCCATGGCAAGGTGACGTTCGAGGACGTGGCCGGCGTGGACGAAGCCAAGCAGGACCTTGAGGAAATCGTCGAATTCCTGCGCGATCCCGGCAAGTTCCAGCGCCTGGGTGGCCGTATCCCGCGCGGCGTGCTGCTTGTCGGTCCTCCCGGTACAGGTAAGACGCTGCTGGCCCGCTCCGTCGCCGGCGAAGCCAATGTGCCGTTCTTCACCATTTCGGGTTCGGACTTCGTTGAAATGTTCGTTGGTGTCGGCGCGTCCCGCGTCCGCGACATGTTCGAGCAGGCCAAGAAGAACGCGCCCTGCATCATCTTCATCGACGAAATCGACGCCGTTGGTCGCCAGCGCGGCGCCGGTCTTGGCGGCGGTAACGACGAACGCGAACAGACGCTCAACCAGCTCCTCGTCGAGATGGACGGCTTTGAAGCCAATGAAGGCATCATCCTGATCGCCGCCACCAACCGCCCCGACGTGCTCGACCCCGCTCTGCTGCGTCCAGGCCGCTTCGACCGCCAGGTCGTGGTGCCGAACCCGGACGTTTCGGGCCGCGAGAAGGTGCTCAAGGTTCACGTCCGCAAGGTGCCGCTGGCACCCGATGTGGACCTCAAGGTCCTGGCCCGCGGTACGCCCGGTTTCTCGGGCGCCGACCTGATGAACCTCGTCAACGAGGCGGCCCTGATGGCGGCGCGGCGCAACAAGCGCTTCGTCACCCATGCCGAGTTCGAAGACGCCAAGGACAAGATCATGATGGGCGCCGAGCGCCGCACCATGGCCATGTCCGAGGATGAGAAGAAGCTGACCGCCTATCACGAAGCCGGCCACGCCATCATCGCGCTCAAGGTCGCGGGCATCGACCCGATCCACAAGGCGACGATCATTCCGCGCGGCCGCGCGCTGGGCATGGTCATGACCCTGCCCGAGAGCGACACCTATTCGTTCTCGCGTGAAAAGGCTCTGGCGCGCCTCACCATGCTGTTCGGTGGCCGTGAGGCCGAGATCATCAAGTTCGGCCCGGACAAGGTTACCTCAGGCGCTTCGGGCGATATCCAGATGGCAACCAGCCTCGCCCGTTCGATGGTGATGGAATGGGGCATGAGCGAGAAGCTCGGCCGCGTCCGCTACAAGTCGAACGACCAGGAAGTGTTCCTCGGTCACTCGGTGACGCAGAGCCAGCACATGTCGGACGACACGGCGCGCATCATCGACCAGGAAGTGCGCAAGCTGATCGAGGATGGCGAGGCTTCGGCCAAGGACATCCTCACCACCTACCACGACCAGTGGGAGGCGATTGCCCAGGCGCTGCTCGAATACGAGACGCTGACCGGCGACGAATTGCGCGCCCTGATGGAAGGACACCAGCCGGTTCGTCCGGATGATAGCGGCCCGTCCAACAAGGCCAGCGGCGTGCCGTCGGCCGGTAAGTCGGGCAAGAAGCGCCCCGATGCTCCCCCGGAAGCCGGCCTCGAGCCGCAGCCGGGCAGCTAG
- the tilS gene encoding tRNA lysidine(34) synthetase TilS has product MPARLSPNLDSAADLAALFAAVANEPAIGLAVSGGADSLALLLLAQRWAADLPAAPRLHVYSVDHGLRPEAAGEVAMVLGVAKSLGVAATGLRWDGGKPATGVQEAARAARYGLIGTAMAADGVSVLLTAHHRNDQAETVLMRMAHGSGIEGLRGMAGMAEVEGVRVHRPLLGVDPAALAEIVVAAGLTPAADPSNTDSHYERVRWRQTLPQLAALGLDAGMIAGFAERMGEADAAIAQMADGCFSEIVRLDGFGAARIELSPFIGLSPAISTRVLGRVLKIVGGRQKPRALGQVERLRQAIAEDVLPRSTTVLGCVIRLKDGAIAVAREPGRSVPPDAALLPHGELVWDERFRIINGSDEAGLTASVADYLPRHRLEEFLGFKVTAPAEAIRTAPIVRDAQGGVLSLGGWSFDERIKVQLLID; this is encoded by the coding sequence ATGCCCGCCCGCCTAAGCCCCAACCTCGATAGCGCGGCCGATCTGGCCGCGCTGTTTGCCGCTGTTGCCAACGAGCCAGCCATCGGCCTTGCCGTTTCGGGCGGCGCCGACAGCCTGGCGCTGCTGCTGCTTGCGCAACGCTGGGCTGCAGACCTGCCGGCCGCGCCGCGGCTTCACGTCTATTCGGTCGATCACGGTTTGCGGCCTGAAGCAGCCGGCGAGGTCGCCATGGTGCTTGGTGTGGCCAAGTCGCTGGGTGTTGCCGCAACCGGACTGCGCTGGGACGGCGGCAAGCCCGCTACCGGCGTCCAGGAAGCGGCGCGCGCGGCCCGTTATGGACTTATCGGCACAGCAATGGCGGCTGATGGTGTCAGCGTGTTGCTCACCGCGCATCATCGTAACGACCAGGCCGAAACCGTGCTGATGCGCATGGCCCATGGCAGCGGCATCGAGGGCCTGCGCGGCATGGCTGGTATGGCCGAGGTCGAAGGCGTGCGCGTGCACCGGCCCTTGCTCGGGGTCGACCCGGCGGCCCTGGCCGAGATCGTCGTTGCCGCCGGACTGACCCCGGCCGCGGATCCCTCAAACACGGATAGCCATTATGAGCGGGTGCGCTGGCGGCAGACTCTGCCGCAGCTCGCTGCCCTGGGGCTCGACGCGGGGATGATTGCCGGCTTTGCCGAGCGCATGGGTGAGGCCGATGCCGCCATTGCGCAAATGGCCGATGGCTGTTTCAGCGAAATCGTGCGCCTTGACGGGTTCGGCGCGGCGCGCATCGAGCTATCGCCGTTTATCGGGTTGAGCCCGGCCATTTCGACCCGGGTTTTGGGCCGCGTCCTCAAGATTGTCGGTGGACGACAAAAGCCGCGTGCGCTCGGCCAGGTCGAGCGGTTGCGCCAAGCCATCGCCGAGGACGTGCTGCCCCGGTCAACCACCGTGCTGGGCTGCGTCATCCGTCTTAAGGATGGCGCCATCGCGGTGGCACGCGAACCAGGCCGCTCGGTGCCGCCCGATGCGGCGCTGCTGCCGCATGGCGAACTGGTATGGGACGAGCGTTTCCGCATCATCAATGGTTCGGACGAGGCTGGTCTGACGGCCAGCGTGGCCGATTATCTGCCACGCCATCGTCTGGAAGAGTTTCTCGGCTTCAAGGTCACCGCCCCCGCCGAGGCCATCCGCACGGCGCCGATCGTGCGGGACGCCCAGGGCGGGGTGTTGTCGCTGGGTGGGTGGTCGTTCGATGAGCGCATCAAGGTGCAATTGCTGATCGACTGA
- a CDS encoding tetratricopeptide repeat protein, with protein MTTKFSTKTRMPVAIATALVIGVSTPALVSAAVFNTPPANVGVVMSDETPDRLHVAQAQDAAQLMVRIQQLEEQLRSVNGQVEGLTFQLTQMQEIVNRMQEDNEFRFQALEGGAGGKTEAATQPGGATQPEALPQTPGTAPADPNAVPMTDIPEQGVQPLPGEVEFDPTFTDGSAAPMDDLGDSSDPLVGTGAQGGVDLATGQPIDLSYDPAAGNTGDADADAQFAAGYRAMTEGDYPFAEDQFTQFLALYPDNAQAADAANFLGDTLIRRAAYDEAAEVLLAAFQKSPDSPRAPDLLLKLGISLSGAGERETACRTFAEIDKRYTTLEPAFMTRLGEEKTRAECPPA; from the coding sequence TTGACGACCAAGTTCTCAACCAAGACCCGCATGCCGGTGGCCATCGCCACGGCGCTGGTGATTGGGGTTTCCACCCCGGCGCTGGTGAGCGCCGCTGTGTTCAACACGCCGCCCGCCAATGTCGGCGTGGTCATGAGCGATGAGACGCCCGATCGTCTGCATGTCGCGCAGGCCCAGGATGCGGCCCAGCTCATGGTGCGGATCCAGCAGCTCGAAGAGCAGCTTCGCTCGGTCAATGGCCAGGTCGAAGGACTGACATTCCAGCTCACGCAGATGCAGGAAATCGTCAACCGCATGCAGGAAGACAACGAGTTCCGCTTCCAGGCGCTGGAAGGCGGTGCTGGGGGAAAAACTGAGGCGGCAACCCAACCAGGCGGCGCGACGCAGCCTGAGGCGTTGCCGCAGACCCCCGGTACGGCTCCGGCCGACCCTAATGCAGTACCCATGACCGACATCCCCGAGCAGGGCGTTCAGCCCTTGCCGGGCGAGGTGGAGTTCGACCCGACCTTTACCGATGGCAGTGCGGCGCCGATGGACGATCTGGGCGATTCGTCCGATCCGCTGGTCGGCACCGGCGCCCAGGGCGGTGTTGACCTGGCGACGGGTCAGCCGATCGACCTGAGCTATGATCCGGCTGCCGGCAATACCGGCGACGCTGACGCTGACGCCCAGTTCGCTGCGGGCTACAGGGCCATGACCGAGGGTGACTATCCGTTCGCGGAAGACCAGTTCACCCAGTTTCTGGCGCTCTATCCCGATAATGCGCAGGCGGCGGACGCGGCCAACTTCCTGGGCGATACGCTTATTCGGCGTGCCGCCTATGATGAAGCCGCCGAGGTGCTGCTCGCCGCTTTCCAGAAATCGCCGGATAGCCCTCGAGCACCCGATCTGCTGCTCAAGCTGGGCATTTCGCTGTCAGGCGCCGGTGAGCGCGAGACGGCTTGCCGCACCTTCGCCGAGATCGACAAGCGCTACACCACGCTCGAGCCGGCCTTCATGACCCGCCTCGGCGAGGAAAAGACCAGGGCCGAATGCCCGCCCGCCTAA
- the pal gene encoding peptidoglycan-associated lipoprotein Pal: MLLFVVVVAACSRTPNTMPTGVGNLGPGGGAPGSQQEFLVSVGDRVFFTTDSSSLTPEAMATLDKQASWLNQYQNYRIMIEGHADERGTREYNIALGARRASVVVNYLVSRGVNNARITSQSFGKERPVAICNDISCWSQNRRAVTVVQ; encoded by the coding sequence ATGCTGCTTTTCGTCGTGGTCGTAGCGGCCTGTTCGCGGACGCCCAACACCATGCCGACCGGCGTGGGCAATCTGGGACCGGGCGGCGGCGCGCCGGGTAGCCAGCAGGAATTCCTCGTCTCGGTTGGCGATCGCGTGTTCTTCACCACCGACTCAAGCTCGCTGACCCCCGAAGCCATGGCCACCCTCGACAAGCAGGCGTCCTGGCTGAACCAGTACCAGAACTACCGCATCATGATCGAAGGCCATGCCGACGAGCGCGGCACCCGCGAATACAATATCGCCCTTGGCGCCCGCCGTGCCTCGGTGGTCGTGAACTACCTGGTATCGCGCGGCGTCAACAATGCCCGCATCACCAGCCAGTCCTTCGGCAAGGAACGTCCGGTGGCGATCTGTAACGACATCTCCTGCTGGAGCCAGAACCGCCGCGCGGTCACGGTCGTCCAGTAA